Within Trichoderma atroviride chromosome 2, complete sequence, the genomic segment ATTTGCCAGCGCGCGCACGCAATCgttaaaacaaaaaaagggagggaaaaaaaaacctcaAAAGATCCGGTATATGTTACTGCATCTGGCACAGTGATTCCGTACGCTGATTCCGCACGCCCCCGTTATTGGCACTGCTGCATCCTCCTTTCCCAAAAGGAATTGACAATAATGTtacaagagagagagagaaaattttTCACACACTGCCGCGGATAAAACCGTGCTTACATGCATATCCGGCAGTGTCTTTCATCCTATGCCTTGTCAGGGTTAGATGATTTTATGATCGTGGGGTCCTTTTTCCAATATCCCAACCCCAGCGTCGAAGCACCTTCACCACCTTGGGCGTCACCGCCGCGGTCAACGGCACCcggaggaagatgaagctctTGTGGATGGCATATGCGAGCGCTAGCTGCGTTGCCAGGCCTGCGGGAAAAGGGCTGTTAGTCTCTCTCCCTTGGATGTCTCAAATTAAAGTACCACCGGGCTCGGTAACTGTCCGTGGATTCCATATGGGGAAAACAGGTTGTCTCTCCCCTCCCTCATGACGTGGAGCTGTCTGAGACATTTCGACGTagtgagagagaaagagagagagagagagagagccatATCGGGAAGGGTACCAAAGGGCAGGGGGCGGGATTGTAGTTCAAACTcactggcttcttctctgttgCGTTCCTGCGCTTGCTCTACACCCCAGCCTGCCATCTCTACGCTGTCGCTGATATTGCTGTTGCCCAGATGGCTTTTCTCTTCGCTCTTGAGAGATTGTCGCCATTCGTTCCATGCTGTCCGAACTGATTCCGGGATGACCTTTGTGACGACATAGTGCTCGAATTGGCCTGGATCGCCCCCATCCATTCTCGCGTTAGTCTCGCATTATAAAACTTActctagaaaagaaaaaggggagaaaagagcattCTGAGAGCACAAAGCGAACGTACCTATCCTCTCTGTTCCGACCAACCGCacgaagaggaagcagaACGGGAAATCCAGCACACTGAGCGCAAAGTAGACACCCACGGCCGACCACCCATACTCTCTAGAGAGCTTCTTGAACCTCTCACTTATCGACAAACTCTTCTTGGCCCCCTGTGCGTTATTGCGCCTCCACGCCGAGAATACAAAGTTGCGTTGCTGAGTCCCTCTCGCGAAGCTGTCAGCTATCCTGGCAGTTGGTCGCATTGGAGCGCCGTGGCGCATCGCTCCTCCCAAGGGCGGGAGTGACTGTAGCCTCCTCCATGAtgcgttgctgctgctctgggATTTCGTCACCGGCTGTGATGAGAATAATCTTGCCCAGACATCCTTCAACGCCCCGTTTTGTCCCGGCGCAGTCTTGGCTTGCCGCAGAGGTAACCGCGATTGGAACGCCGCTCGAATCATTGCGTGCGTGTGTATGTTGCGCTATCTGCAAGTCCTCCCTTGaatcgtcctcctcttctgtaAATACGTAGAGCTCTGCAATAGAAGTTCGGCTTGGTGCGCAGGCAAGTAAATAAAACGGAGTGGCGGTAGTCCCGGCGCAGCTCGGTGATGGAGATAGCGGAGCTTCGGAGCTCTGAGAGTCCGTGTCAGGAACAAGCAATTGGAATCCCACGTGGCGCGAAACGGGATTCCCGTAGAATCGCGCAGATGTATCAGTAACGATGCTGAAGCTAGAACTTGGAAACGAGGTGTAGACGCTGAAGGTAGAAAGAAAGGTAAGGTCGCAAGTCGCCCCTTCGGTCAACCTAagctgaagagaaaaaaaaattggtgGTTTGATATGCCGAGCCTGGTGGGGTGACCACTGCAAATGCAGATGATCTGTGAGCTGGAATCTGTGTTTTGATTTACTTTTTTTGCAATCTTTTTCGTTTGCCGGGGTCGGCCAAGCCGTAAATATTCTGAATTTCTTGCtaaactcttttttttacctttttttttatttgagCTGTCAGGTCACGATGATGTAAAAAACGGCTTTCGCCGGTTCCGGCTCGTGTAAAGGTCGGGTTGGGAGCAGGGATGAGAGGCGCTAGCAGGGCTGACGATGCATATCACGTGCTGAGCGATGCAACGACACTGGCTGTAAGAGACTTGATTCAACGTTGAGCGTGGTATTCGTTGAGAGAAGGCACTGAGAAATTAATTGACATTGGTAAAATGCTTGACgaatattcttttttatcccttcttttttctaatATTGCCTCAGCCTCATAAAGCTGATAATCCAACGATGTGGTGGCATATTGAGCTCTATTGCTTGCTTGAACGTCTGCATGCCAAAGCTGACCATTTCTCTCCCAAATTTGGGATATTTCGTGGAGATACATATAGAACaacgtacatgtagctttcaagatgaagcaatgcATCCTAACTGTTCAAACGTATAGTTTTCTTTTAGCTACTGGGATCAGTCATCACATTCTTGGTCAAGTGTTGTACGTATGCATGTATCAAGCTCCAAAGTAGGTATCAAAGTGCGTGCCCAGAACATTTTTTGCGATGCATCTTTTCCGCACCTAATCTTTACAGTCTACAGTTCTGCAATATTATTATCTTTATTAAAATGACATTCAAGAGCCAAACTGCACATAATGATAGATTAAAATGGAAGTTGTTGCCTTGAGTAATATCTCCAACGAGGTCCTGTCCCAACTTTCGACAATCACTCTTCTCAACATAAACCTGTTAATACATGCCAAAAACCAAGTAAACAGATGCTGTGTTCTTCCTTCAGCGGGTCCATTTGCACAGGCAGTGATTCAGTGACGCGGGGCTGGCTGCTCCTTCCGCTCTTTTGCTCTGTTCAGTGCCACTATCCCCTGAACAGCTGTTCAACAGCTGCCAAGTCTTTTACCAGCAGACCAGCTGCTCCCTGAAAGCCTCTGCGCAGTAACTCTGCCAGCCCTCGTGCCTTAGATGCCTAAATTTGGTATTTATTTTGCCACCGACATCGGCATCTGTTCTTTacttctcccttcttcctcttcctcctcctcttttccctcctcctcctcttcctcctctccagaATCGGCCCCAGTCTCCTGGCACTTCTCCCTTCTCCTGGTTGCActtggcttcatcttctttgcagAAAAGACTGGACTTCGCTTACGGCTCGCCTTTGGGATATGACATCCCCCCAGCTTCCTCGCCAATCGTCCAGACCATATGTATGATCCTGGCGGCCAAGCTTAGGACTCCTTGGAGCTGCTTCCTTCGCCCGAGGCTGGCTTCATGAGTGTCCTCTGCCATCCAAATTTCGCCTGGTCTCCTGGTAAATTTTGGCTGCGCATCACGCCATCATCCGTATTATTCCCTCGTCACTCGTTCAACTGACCAACTCCAATTCACTCATTTTGACATTTGTCGTTCTTTTCGTCACtcgttttttcctttgtcttgtcttttatGCATCTCTGTCTTCTATTTACTTGCTTATTCACTCCTTTActtgttcttctcatcttcttcgcgGCCGTCCAAATGGCACCTCCGGTGCGCACGTacggaaagaagagaaacgcGCTTGGTTCTCTGCGTTCTCGAAACCGAGCCCAGATTTCGCCTGAGCCATCGTCGGCCAAGGACTCAGGTATGCTGCTTTGGTCTACCGAGCATAGATATAGTGCAATGCTAACTATATCAGATCCTCATTCGCAGTCTGTGAATACCTGCTGCGAGACCATGACGCAGACTACTCAGAATAAGGATAATGTCCAGCCAATCACTCTCGAGAGGATTGCCAGTGCTCTACTCGATGACAGCAGTTCAGACCtggcggaagaagaggtcgTACAACAAacagagaaagaagcactGGAAACTTCTACTTCTACTCCTCTGGCTCCCGAGGACACCACGCCCGAAATTGGAGAACGACGCATCTGCTCTCACTCGCCAAGCTCATCCAAGGATAGGACATCCAATAGCGGTCGAGGTTATCGACCCGGCGCTCCGCGAGTTCAGAAAGCTTCTCCCAACAACAGGTTTGCAAAGTCTTCTAGGCCACGACGGAGCTCAACTTCGTCTCCAAAACGGAAAGATTATAGTTTGACCCGACCCCTGACGAGCCCGTTGAGAAACTCGGCCAACCGCTCCTCATATATCATCGTGAAAGACGCAGAGGCAGTTTGCCTTCTTCCACACAACATCATGGATGGAGCTCCGAGAATCCTTCTCCAAGGCGAGATGGCCGATGAAAAGTGTGCGATGGCGGCCAATCCTGATGATATTCAGGACAAGGTATGCGCCATGTTGGCGGCCACCGACACTCTGAAACCGTCGTTTTCTCAGCCATGCAAATCACCTACTCCCAAGATGTCGCGCATGCCCTCGCGAATGTTGGCCAGGGTATCAAGTGCATGGGACCGTTTGCAGACCAAGTCATCTAATTCGGGATCCAAACCGCACGCCAAGCTCACGAAGCAACCTACTcatgatgatgtcgatggtCCCCTAACTTCACATCCTGTGTTTCCTTCTCCCATCTTACTCAAGACACCTCTAATTGATGCTATTGAAATTCGTCTCAACGAGGGCGACAACCTCAACAGAAAGAAAGTCCAGCAAATGGTGGGCGGCTGTGTGCCTCGCAAACCTGTCGCCAACGACGGAAAGGCTCTCAGGAGTGGCCGATCCATAGATGACCCTTTTGCCGAGCCTGCTTTGCTACAAAGCCCCAGCATTGTTGAAAATCATGCGAATCTGAAAATTATGATTGGATCAAACAGAACCTCTCTGCTCATCATCGATCCATTCGAGGCCGAAAGGGGATTCGACAGCAACCTTGAAGATGGAATCTTGAGTTCTTCCCCAGTTTGCGCCTCAACGCCTCGAATTCATCTGCATCAAGTTCAAACTCCTACGATGGATGATAGTCTCGATGGGCAATGCTCCAGGCTGCGAACTCAGACGAGCTTAGAGAGAGTGACTACAGACTTGACTGTATATCAACCTCAAGAAGCTATGTCGCTTAGAAAGGCTTCAAGCCAAAGTGGACATGTGCGGCCTCTGCCAAATACCGACCGCGTTAAGATTGATTTGATGCGAGACAAGCCTTTTCTGGATGCAAGCACAACAAAGTGGACGAAGAAACACCCATCCCCTAGCAAGCGAGATttggaagagcttgaaatAGCTTTTCGATGCTATAGCGAGCTCAAGAGGCGTGGAATCGGTGAAGAAGCGGATGAGCTTGCAGCGCACTATACCCCATCTTCCCGGTATTTATCCCCCAGGGATACGAACAGAATGATGGGAGTTCGTGAAGAGAGCACCAAGTCTGTGTCTGTCTACGCGGATCAGTCCCCTGCGAGATGCCAGACAAGGCGCCCAACTGATGATCTGAGAGGCCATCAAATTCGTCTCGTTCCCCCCTTATCGGCCGATGGTTCCACAGTCTGATGAGACTGACGAGCTGGTATAAATCTACCTCGAGGCGGAAAAGCTTCTGGGGATGAAAGTGGGCTGGAATCAAAGCACGCATGTAAGAGGGGAAGAGtcgaagcagcagaaaaaaaaaaaagaaaaaaagcgttgagacgaagatgatgaaaagcTACAAGCTGATGCGATTAGGCCATGGAGTTTCCAGGAGATTTCTACACATAAGCTCGTCTGGACATTGTGCATTCAAAATGATGCTGCTACGCGAGCCATATCTACAGTTTGGTTTTGATAGAGTATAATACACGGGACGttcgaaaaagaaaaaaatgatggTCGGCAGGAATTTGATGCAGGAAGAGATATCAAAGTAATTATTCAATAGATATTATTAATCCAAACTTTAATTATACAGTGTTGAGAAGTCGTGTCGCAAATAACATCATTATAGGGTATCATAATTCGTGCCACCGCGTCT encodes:
- a CDS encoding uncharacterized protein (TransMembrane:1 (i117-140o)~BUSCO:EOG092D4J2E), with the translated sequence MIRAAFQSRLPLRQAKTAPGQNGALKDVWARLFSSQPVTKSQSSSNASWRRLQSLPPLGGAMRHGAPMRPTARIADSFARGTQQRNFVFSAWRRNNAQGAKKSLSISERFKKLSREYGWSAVGVYFALSVLDFPFCFLFVRLVGTERIGQFEHYVVTKVIPESVRTAWNEWRQSLKSEEKSHLGNSNISDSVEMAGWGVEQAQERNREEASLATQLALAYAIHKSFIFLRVPLTAAVTPKVVKVLRRWGWDIGKRTPRS
- a CDS encoding uncharacterized protein (EggNog:ENOG41~SECRETED:SignalP(1-26)) — protein: MHLCLLFTCLFTPLLVLLIFFAAVQMAPPVRTYGKKRNALGSLRSRNRAQISPEPSSAKDSDPHSQSVNTCCETMTQTTQNKDNVQPITLERIASALLDDSSSDLAEEEVVQQTEKEALETSTSTPLAPEDTTPEIGERRICSHSPSSSKDRTSNSGRGYRPGAPRVQKASPNNRFAKSSRPRRSSTSSPKRKDYSLTRPLTSPLRNSANRSSYIIVKDAEAVCLLPHNIMDGAPRILLQGEMADEKCAMAANPDDIQDKVCAMLAATDTLKPSFSQPCKSPTPKMSRMPSRMLARVSSAWDRLQTKSSNSGSKPHAKLTKQPTHDDVDGPLTSHPVFPSPILLKTPLIDAIEIRLNEGDNLNRKKVQQMVGGCVPRKPVANDGKALRSGRSIDDPFAEPALLQSPSIVENHANLKIMIGSNRTSLLIIDPFEAERGFDSNLEDGILSSSPVCASTPRIHLHQVQTPTMDDSLDGQCSRLRTQTSLERVTTDLTVYQPQEAMSLRKASSQSGHVRPLPNTDRVKIDLMRDKPFLDASTTKWTKKHPSPSKRDLEELEIAFRCYSELKRRGIGEEADELAAHYTPSSRYLSPRDTNRMMGVREESTKSVSVYADQSPARCQTRRPTDDLRGHQIRLVPPLSADGSTV